GTACGCGCCCGATTCGATCGCGGCGTAGGTCGCGAGGAACGCGGCGGCCACGAGGAGGTGCCCGACGGTCAGTTCGGCCGCCGCGGTGACGATCGGCAGGCCGTGCAGGACCTCCTTGACGGCGAGGTAGACGGCGCCGTAGAGGGCGATCGCGGGGAGGAACACGAGCGGAACCGCTCCGACCCGGGCCCACGCGGGGAGGTCGGTGTGGGCGATCGTCGTCCGCACGGCGTGCAGAGTGGTGACGACGACGACCAGCGTCAGGATGAGGCCGCTGTTCAGCCCCGCGCCCTTGCCGGTGATGGCGACGAAGACGCCGCCGCCGGCGACTGCCGAGAGGAGCGTGATCGCCGCGCCGACGGCGCCGAGCGAGGCGGCGTCGGACCCGGATTTCGGCCCCGTGTGCTCGATCCGGCTCCCCGACGAGAGGAACTTGTAGGCCTTGTAGAAGCCGTGGAGGATCAGGTGCGTGATCGCGGCGCCGAAGAAGCCGAGGCCGGCCTGCATAATCATGAATCCCATCTGGCCGACCGTCGAGCAGCCGAGCCGGCGCTTGACGTCGGGCTGGACCGACTTGAGGAGCTTCCCGCCCAGGGCGCTGACGGCGCCCACGAGCACGATCGCGAGCATCACCGAGGGCTCCGCGGTGACGACGGGGGCGAAGCGAAGCAGGAGGATCCCGCCGGCGTTGACAAAGCCCGCGTGCATCAGCGCCGAGGCCGGCGTCGGCGCCGTCATTGACCCCAGGAGCCAGCCGTGGAACGGCAGCAGCGCCGACTGGACCATCGCCGCCAGGACGAGCGCGCCGGCGACGGCGAACACGGTGGTCGAAGAGAGCGAGCCCGCGGCCGCGACCGCGCCGGAGACGGTCGTCGCGCCCGTCTGCCACCACAGGACAGCGAGGGCGACGCCGAGGAGCGCGGTGCCGCCGACGAAGTACCGGCGGGCGAGGCTCGCGGCGGCCTGAGCCTGCGGCCAGCCGCGGACGTGGCCGATCAGGTCGGCCATCACGAGGCCCATCCCGAGCCAAGCGGCCGCGAAAAGCAGGAGGTGATCGGCCGCGACGAGGACCATCACGGCCCCCACGAAGCCGAGGACCCGGCCGAAGAAGCGGTCGATCCCGCGCGTGCCGGCCATATACCGCCGCGAGTAGCTGGCGACGATGCCGCCGAAGAAGGTCACGACGACCCACAGGAGCAGGGTCAGCCCGTCGACGGCGAAGAGCCCGAACGCCGTCCCGGTCGGCGCCCACCAGCCGAGCAGTCGGCCGGCGAGCACACCGAGGGACGCGACGAACAGCGCCCACGTGAGTCGGGTGACGGCCGTCGGCACCGCCGTCGACTCCGATTCGCCGCTCGGTAGCTCTCCGATCGCCGTAGACTGCAACTTCCCTGACATCCTTTGATCCGTCTCGGTCGGACGCCCGCCCGCGACGTCGCCGCCGCGCGGACGATGCCCGACCATCTCATCCGTTTCAAGAACAGAATAGATAATAAATCCATCTATCTCGAACGTATCGTTCGTTCTAATCCGAATTATAGAACATTATGTTCTCGGATTCGTGGAGGGGCCGACAGTCGCCACGGCAGTCCGAGTGCTGATCGTGCCCGAGATGGCGAAACGGAGAAAACGGATCGAGAAGCCGCGTTGATGCGGGTGGGGACTGGCCCGCGACAGTCCGAAGGGCTACGCCGAGTCGAACTCGCCGAACGGCTTCGTCTCGTGGCTGCGGACGAGCACCTCGTCGGCGACGGTCAGCCCCATCTCCAGCAGTTCCTGGGCGACCGGCGTGATGTCGTCGTCGGTCTGTCCGACCACGGTGACGAGCAGATTCTGCTCGCCCGTGACCAGCTCCTGGACGGAGACGACGCCGTCGATCTCCAGGATCTCGGGGATGAGTTCGCCGCGTTCGGGGATCGAGGCCGTACAGAACAGCAGCATCCGGAGCGGATAGCCCGAGGCCTGGTAGTCGACCTCGGCGCTGTACCCCTTGATGATGCCGTCGGACTCCAGCCGTTGGATCCGCTTTCGGACGGTGCTGTCGGACGTCCCGGTCCGCTCGGCGATGTCGCCCGACGACATGTTTCGGGCGTCCTCCTGGAGGGCGTGGAGGATCGCTCTGTCGACGTCGTCGATCTCGGAGTCGGCCATAGCGGATGCACGCGGGTCAGCGACTAAGGAACTTCGGCTGTTCGGCTGCTCGGACCGCTCAGTCGCCTCGCGCGTCCTCGATGATTCGGGTGAACTCCCGCGCGGTCTCGGTGATCGACTCGAAGTCGCCCGCGGCGATGGCCTCGGCGTCCATGATCGCGCTCCCGGCGCCGACGACGGCCGCGCCGGCCTCGATGTAGTCGGCGACGTTGTCGGCGTCGATGCCGCCGGTCGGCATCAGCGGGATCTGGGGGAGCGGCCCGGCGATGGCCGAGAGGTGGCCCGGCCCCATCGACGACGCGGGGAACACCTTCGCGATATCGGCGCCGGCCTCGTAGGCCTCGATCGCTTCGGTCGGCGTGAGGACGCCGGGCGCGACGAGCGTCCCGTAGCGGTTGCAGGTCTCGACGACCCCGCGGTCGAACGTCGGGCCGACG
This is a stretch of genomic DNA from Halobellus sp. MBLA0158. It encodes these proteins:
- a CDS encoding proton-conducting transporter transmembrane domain-containing protein is translated as MSGKLQSTAIGELPSGESESTAVPTAVTRLTWALFVASLGVLAGRLLGWWAPTGTAFGLFAVDGLTLLLWVVVTFFGGIVASYSRRYMAGTRGIDRFFGRVLGFVGAVMVLVAADHLLLFAAAWLGMGLVMADLIGHVRGWPQAQAAASLARRYFVGGTALLGVALAVLWWQTGATTVSGAVAAAGSLSSTTVFAVAGALVLAAMVQSALLPFHGWLLGSMTAPTPASALMHAGFVNAGGILLLRFAPVVTAEPSVMLAIVLVGAVSALGGKLLKSVQPDVKRRLGCSTVGQMGFMIMQAGLGFFGAAITHLILHGFYKAYKFLSSGSRIEHTGPKSGSDAASLGAVGAAITLLSAVAGGGVFVAITGKGAGLNSGLILTLVVVVTTLHAVRTTIAHTDLPAWARVGAVPLVFLPAIALYGAVYLAVKEVLHGLPIVTAAAELTVGHLLVAAAFLATYAAIESGAYRHSRRLYVALVNAAQPPSTTVLTSTEDYNEY
- a CDS encoding Lrp/AsnC family transcriptional regulator; amino-acid sequence: MADSEIDDVDRAILHALQEDARNMSSGDIAERTGTSDSTVRKRIQRLESDGIIKGYSAEVDYQASGYPLRMLLFCTASIPERGELIPEILEIDGVVSVQELVTGEQNLLVTVVGQTDDDITPVAQELLEMGLTVADEVLVRSHETKPFGEFDSA
- a CDS encoding bifunctional 4-hydroxy-2-oxoglutarate aldolase/2-dehydro-3-deoxy-phosphogluconate aldolase is translated as MSTSDPSSDFERLAESGVVAVMRGADADTVIDVATALHDGGVTAYEITADNPDAMELIAEVSASFDESEAIVGAGTVLDSETAQAAIRSGAEFVVGPTFDRGVVETCNRYGTLVAPGVLTPTEAIEAYEAGADIAKVFPASSMGPGHLSAIAGPLPQIPLMPTGGIDADNVADYIEAGAAVVGAGSAIMDAEAIAAGDFESITETAREFTRIIEDARGD